Proteins from a single region of Scleropages formosus chromosome 22, fSclFor1.1, whole genome shotgun sequence:
- the LOC108918578 gene encoding properdin-like, which translates to MVNVMLPLLVFSLFLTVQETVSEVVKCYGQFNKEKGTCGLYLGETELDDCCLNVDYGFQIKDGECDSCSPSSWSEWSPWSPCTVSCKEGVKQRTRKCYGMGHCNDTEELGTLQTKYCVEETCCPEKGGWSEWGPWQGCSVTCSKGVRKRSRTCTQPPPECGGNCIGKDTDVETCDTNQVCPVHGGWSDWSSWGPCPSSCMKEGADPPQRQRSRFCTNPAPSSNPPGQYCSGHSHEAQACSNLPYCPVSGGWGPWSPTSECSVTCGVGQTMMGRQCNSPAPRHGAQTCPGKTTTEKLCNTQVPCPVAGQWSTWGPWAECKRSGKDIRCSKYSAGTQRRVRTCLYRDWNGESCTGDIMETRVCYSIERCRFNGTWSEWSDWGLCKPPCGADAKKTRQRECVPDLSEYRKLVGSKKEEAYFAGKPWLLCRRDVETSQSELCYNVPECTGSGGLP; encoded by the exons ATGGTGAATGTTATGTTGCCGTTGCTGGTTTTTTCGCTGTTCCTCACTGTCCAGGAGACAG TGTCCGAGGTGGTGAAATGTTACGGTCAGTTCAACAAAGAGAAAGGCACCTGTGGGCTGTACCTTGGAGAAACTGAGCTGGACGACTGCTGTCTGAACGTCGACTACGGTTTCCAAATCAAGGATGGAGAGTGTGACTCCTGCAG TCCCTCTTCGTGGTCCGAGTGGAGCCCCTGGAGTCCTTGCACCGTGTCCTGCAAGGAGGGGGTGAAGCAAAGGACTCGTAAGTGTTACGGGATGGGCCACTGCAACGACACCGAAGAGCTGGGCACCTTGCAGACGAAATACTGCGTGGAAGAAACTTGCTGCCCTG AGAAAGGGGGCTGGTCAGAGTGGGGGCCATGGCAGGGATGCTCGGTAACCTGCAGCAAAGGGGTGAGGAAACGCTCGAGGACTTGCACCCAGCCACCTCCTGAGTGTGGGGGCAACTGCATCGGAAAAGACACAGATGTAGAAACCTGCGACACCAACCAAGTCTGCCCAG tcCACGGTGGTTGGTCAGACTGGAGCTCTTGGGGGCCGTGTCCTAGCAGCTGCATGAAGGAAGGTGCGGACCCACCCCAACGCCAACGCAGCAGGTTTTGCACCAACCCGGCCCCATCATCTAACCCGCCCGGCCAGTACTGCTCTGGACACTCTCACGAAGCTCAGGCCTGCAGCAACCTGCCATACTGCCCCG TGTCTGGCGGTTGGGGCCCCTGGAGTCCAACGTCGGAGTGCTCAGTGACCTGTGGAGTGGGACAGACGATGATGGGTCGCCAGTGCAACTCTCCAGCACCCCGCcatggggctcaaacctgcccGGGCAAGACTACAACAGAGAAATTGTGCAACACCCAGGTGCCCTGCCCAG TGGCCGGTCAGTGGTCAACCTGGGGACCCTGGGCAGAGTGTAAGAGATCCGGCAAGGATATCCGGTGCAGCAAGTATTCAGCAGGCACGCAAAGGAGGGTGCGGACCTGCCTCTACAGAGATTGGAATGGAGAGTCATGTACAGGAGATATCATGGAGACCCGGGTTTGCTATTCCATTGAACGCTGCAGAT TCAACGGCACCTGGAGCGAATGGAGCGACTGGGGTTTGTGCAAACCCCCCTGCGGAGCTGATGCCAAGAAAACCAGGCAGCGGGAATGTGTGCCTGACCTATCCGAGTACAG GAAGCTTGTAGGATCCAAGAAGGAAGAGGCCTACTTTGCAGGGAAGCCGTGGTTGCTCTGCCGCAGAGATGTAGAAACATCACAGTCCGAACTCTGCTATAACGTCCCGGAATGCACAGGTTCGGGAGGACTGCCTTAG
- the usp21 gene encoding ubiquitin carboxyl-terminal hydrolase 21, producing MPGAGDITMENSCRALCRSLVTHSGVQDEADISKSVLYTSLMGLLLVADKEREIDLSLGTGKVGLRNVGNTCFLNSVVQCLSHTLSLRDYCLTKAFLQEMGSAKEPQLMKAFTQVLSDLWDTKGSETAANPGTFYSVFKESVPYFSGYSQQDAQEFLRFLLDRLHSEINRCPPHRNPAHTNLAPMYAKIRIEEEAAMMWRKYLERENSKIVDLFSGQLRSTLHCSICSHYSTTFDVFYDLSLPIPKVLPVAGASVSLKDCLELFSQEEQLDQENSPLCERCGKRTVSTKRLIIQRFPKVIVLHLNRFTMSRYSISKSTVSVSFPLTQLDLGPYGPVDTGPVLYNLYAVCNHSGTVNMGHYTAYCLDESGWQCYNDSRVTPIAESQLQSSQAYVLFYQLDVSSQARK from the exons ATGCCCGGGGCTGGTGACATTACCATGGAAAACTCGTGCCGGGCCTTGTGCCGCTCCTTGGTCACCCACAGCGGCGTGCAGGATGAGGCGGACATCTCCAAGTCTGTATTGTACACCTCCCTCATGGGGCTGCTGCTGGTTGCTGACAAAGAG AGAGAAATTGACTTATCGCTGGGCACTGGAAAGGTTGGGCTGCGGAATGTGGGAAACACA tgctTCCTCAACTCTGTAGTTCAGTGTTTGTCACACACTCTCAGTCTAAGAGACTACTGTCTAACCAAGGCCTTTCTACAAGAAATGGGCTCCGCCAAAGAGCCACAGCTCATGAAag CATTCACCCAGGTCCTGTCTGACCTGTGGGACACTAAAGGATCTGAAACAGCTGCAAATCCCGGTACATTCTACTCCGTCTTCAAAGAGTCAGTGCCTTACTTCAGCGGCTACAG TCAGCAGGATGCGCAGGAGTTTCTTCGCTTTCTGTTGGACAGACTTCACTCCGAGATCAACCGCTGCCCACCGCACCGCAATCCAGCACACACCAATCTCGCCCCCATGTATGCAAAGATCAG AATCGAAGAAGAAGCTGCAATGATGTGGAGGAAATATCTtgagagagaaaacagcaagATTGTAG ACTTGTTCTCCGGTCAGCTACGCAGTACTCTGCATTGCTCCATCTGCTCTCACTATTCAACCACTTTTGATGTCTTCTATGACCTGTCGCTACCTATCCCGAAGGTACTCCC TGTGGCAGGGGCCTCGGTTTCTCTGAAGGACTGTCTTGAGCTCTTTTCCCAAGAAGAACAACTCGACCAGGAAAATTCACCT TTGTGTGAGAGGTGCGGGAAGCGCACGGTCAGCACCAAGAGGCTAATCATCCAGAGGTTCCCAAAAGTCATTGTTCTGC ACCTGAACCGGTTTACCATGTCGAGGTACTCCATCAGCAAAAGCACTGTGTCCGTGTCCTTTCCGCTCACTCAGCTGGATCTGGGCCCATATGGACCTGTGGATACCG GACCTGTTTTGTACAACCTGTATGCTGTGTGTAACCACTCGGGCACAGTGAACATGGGGCACTACACAGCCTACTGCCTGGATGAGTCTGGCTGGCAATGCTACAATGACTCCAG ggTTACTCCAATTGCTGAATCTCAGCTCCAGTCCAGCCAAGCATATGTTCTTTTCTATCAGCTCGATGTCAGTAGCCAAGCAAGGAAATAA
- the LOC108918464 gene encoding rho-related GTP-binding protein RhoA-C — protein MAAIRKKLVIVGDGACGKTCLLIVFSKDQFPEVYVPTVFENYVADIEVDGKQVELALWDTAGQEDYDRLRPLSYPDTDVILMCFSIDSPDSLENIPEKWTPEVKHFCPNVPIILVGNKKDLRNDEHTRRELAKMKQEPVKPEEGRDMANRINAFGYLECSAKTKDGVREVFEMATRAALQAKKRGKKNACLLL, from the exons ATGGCTGCCATCCGGAAGAAACTAGTAATTGTGGGAGATGGAGCTTGCGGGAAGACCTGTCTGCTAATTGTCTTCAGCAAGGACCAGTTTCCGGAGGTGTATGTGCCCACTGTGTTTGAGAACTATGTCGCAGACATAGAAGTGGATGGCAAGCAG GTGGAGCTAGCTTTGTGGGACACAGCTGGCCAAGAGGACTATGACAGACTGAGACCGCTCTCATATCCCGATACTGACGTCATTTTAATGTGCTTCTCTATAGATAGCCCAGACAGCTTGG AAAATATTCCAGAGAAGTGGACTCCTGAAGTGAAGCATTTCTGCCCCAATGTGCCTATCATACTTGTGGGCAACAAGAAGGACCTACGTAATGATGAACACACACGTCGGGAACTGGCCAAAATGAAACAG GAACCAGTGAAGCCGGAAGAGGGTCGAGACATGGCCAATCGCATTAATGCATTTGGCTATCTAGAGTGCTCAGCCAAAACGAAGGATGGTGTCAGAGAGGTTTTCGAAATGGCCACCAGAGCAGCACTGCAGGCCAAGAAACGTGGGAAGAAGAATGCCTGCCTCCTGCTATAG
- the rbm10 gene encoding RNA-binding protein 10 — protein sequence MEYERRGGRGDRMGRYGNDLDGHDYRDMDYRGYGREEGEPGGGFEDRGMDERLYRREDRTGAGGGREYNAGAFPDSQMRFRQRGVRGEDGRPGKDFPRGPHAHSHPQQPHPRFRREEHAYEFERDYFDRDPEDHRGEFRPFRAGQEGGCTGVYPETHEDNLADLEDEGSWRNAPSGQEDFGGMRRDEDQYNKGPDKRQDYCDLRQLRGGAESGEGGYRACPEPSNEDLTAGFPSDPELRDKDYRADTDQSQRPSNIIMLRMLPPNATVNEIRSQLQEQGIQPREVRLMRNKSSGQSRGFAFVEFSHLQEATRWMETNQGILTVLGQRVSMHYSDPKPRANEDWLCNKCGVQNFKRREKCFKCGIPKSEAELKLPLVQKEVSLSHLKESVQGLLPLPTIYTTATPPVLPLAVAPQTGEVANDTLILRNLGPHTSMDAILAALVPFATLSPSNVRLIKDKQTQLNRGFAFLQLSTIVEASQLLQILQALQPPLTIDGKVIAVEYAKGSKRDVFLTDNNRVSAATAASTAIAAAQWAVTQTAQSNSAASQVSEYSLYQQGAAAGMYSQERHDFLSTEGQGFEGRVGRAPPTSGPGLIGGYGGSAAAPVGSSVPEAPGVDPSPAPLTDAQATPTTSVAVAATQSAQPVLYAQAPAAPKAEITGKPQPAAPTEPATPGTPFEYQQYPVPDVSTYQYDESSGYYYDPLTGLYYDANSQYYYNSHTQQYMYWDGERHTYVPAPSQTSTDASGTSAGTTSSTATAPLTSTKDKKEKPKTKTAQQIAKDMERWAKSLNRQKENVRSSSAASPPGQTRPFGHGRPDDRRESASADAGYAILEKKGALSERPQTLMDQLKRIEERVKRSPPQGLVAAYSGESDSEEEPGGDKAADREEKLTDWSKLACLLCRRQFPSKEALLRHQQLSELHKQNLAQRRSRQSELEGHDRADGELRYRDRSAERTEKIGVQEQPDTKKRKYSPIDEMSGNSLGARMLQGGVKKGLLVRNVQVE from the exons ATGGAGTACGAGAGACG CGGTGGTCGGGGCGACCGCATGGGTCGTTACGGAAATGATCTGGATGGGCATGACTACAGAGACATGGACTATAGAGGATATGGACGTGAAGAAGGGGAGCCTGGAGGTGGCTTTGAGGACAGAGGGATGGATGAAAGGCTGTACAGACGAGAAGACAgaactggagcaggagggggcagagaGTACAATGCCGGAGCTTTCCCTGACAGCCAGATGAGGTTCCGCCAAAGAGGGGTCAGGGGAGAAGATGGTAGGCCTGGAAAGGACTTTCCGCGTGGGCCCCATGCCCACTCCCATCCTCAGCAGCCCCATCCTAGATTCCGTAGAGAGGAGCATGCCTATGAATTTGAAAGAGACTACTTTGATAGGGATCCTGAGGACCACCGGGGAGAATTCAGACCATTCAGGGCAGGACAGGAGGGTGGTTGTACTGGTGTTTATCCAGAAACACATGAGGACAATCTGGCAGACCTAGAAGATGAGGGGAGCTggagaaatgccccatctggcCAGGAGGACTTTGGAGGCATGAGGAGGGATGAGGACCAGTACAACAAGGGTCCAGACAAGAGACAG GATTATTGTGATTTGCGACAGCTGCGTGGTGGTGCTGAGAGTGGAGAAGGAGGGTACCGTGCTTGCCCAGAGCCATCTAATGAGGATCTGACTGCAGGCTTCCCCAGTGACCCGGAATTGCGTGACAAGGACTACCGGGCTGATACGGACCAGAGCCAGAGGCCCAGCAACATCATCATGCTCAGGATGCTTCCGCCCAATGCAACAGTCAATGAA ATCCGCTCACAGCTCCAAGAGCAGGGGATCCAGCCCCGAGAGGTACGCCTCATGAGGAACAAGTCTTCAG GTCAGAGCCGAGGATTCGCCTTCGTCGAGTTTAGTCACTTGCAGGAGGCCACCCGCTGGATGGAGACCAACCAG GGGATCCTAACTGTTCTGGGACAACGAGTGTCCATGCATTACAGTGACCCTAAGCCTCGTGCCAATGAAGACTGGCTCTGCAACAAG TGTGGGGTACAAAACTTCAAAAGAAGAGAGAAATGCTTCAAGTGTGGCATTCCTAAATCAG AAGCTGAACTCAAACTGCCGCTGGTACAGAAAGAAGTATCACTGAGCCACCTAAAGGAATCTGTGCAGGGTTTATTGCCTTTACCTACCATCTACACCACAGCCACTCCCCCAGTCCTTCCCTTGGCAGTGGCTCCCCAAACTGGGGAGGTGGCCAATGATA CCTTGATCTTAAGAAACCTGGGGCCCCACACATCCATGGATGCCATCCTAGCTGCCCTGGTGCCATTTGCCACCTTGTCCCCATCCAATGTTCGCCTCATCAAGGACAAGCAGACACAGCTGAACAGGGGCTTTGCATTCCTGCAGCTCAGCACCATTGTG GAAGCTTCCCAGTTGCTCCAGATCCTTCAGGCTCTACAGCCACCGCTCACCATTGATGGAAAGGTCATTGCTGTGGAGTACGCTAAAGGCTCCAAACG TGATGTGTTTCTAACGGACAACAACCGGGTCAGCGCTGCCACAGCTGCCAGTACTGCCATTGCAGCCGCACAGTGGGCTGTCACGCAG ACAGCGCAGAGTAACTCTGCTGCATCACAAGTCAGCGAGTACAGCCTgtaccagcagggggcagcagcgGGCATGTACAGCCAGGAGAGGCATGATTTTTTAAGTACTGAAGGACAAGGCTTTGAAGGGCGGGTGGGAAGAGCCCCTCCCACCTCTGGACCTGGACTCATCGGGGGCTATGggggttctgcagcag CACCAGTGGGTTCCTCTGTGCCAGAAGCACCTGGAGTGGACCCATCTCCTGCGCCCCTAACTGATGCACAGGCAACGCCCACCACCTCCGTGGCTGTTGCTGCCACCCAGTCTGCACAG CCTGTGCTATATGCCCAGGCTCCAGCTGCGCCAAAGGCAGAGATCACTGGGAAGCCCCAGCCAGCTGCCCCCACTGAGCCAGCCACCCCAGGCACACCGTTTGAGTATCAACAGTATC CTGTACCAGATGTATCTACATACCAGTATGATGAAAGTTCTGGGTATTACTATGATCCCTTGACGGGTCTCTACTATGATGCCAACTCACAG TACTATTACAACTCCCACACACAGCAATACATGTATTGGGATGGGGAGAGGCACACTTATGTTCCCGCACCTTCCCAAACTTCCACTGATGCTTCTGGAACTTCTGCTGGCACCACATCTTCTACTGCCACTGCTCCCCTGACCAGCACTAAGGACAAGAAGGAGAAACCCAAAACTAAAACTGCTCAACAG ATAGCAAAGGACATGGAGAGGTGGGCCAAGAGCTTGAACAGACAAAAAGAGAATGTTCGCTCATCCTCGGCAGCATCTCCTCCTGGTCAAACTCGGCCATTTGGCCATGGGCGCCCTGATGACAGAAGAGAGTCTGCCAGTGCCGATGCTGGTTATGCAATTCTGGAAAAGAAG GGTGCACTATCTGAACGACCACAGACTTTGATGGACCAGCTGAAACGCATTGAGGAGAGAGTG AAGAGAAGCCCACCCCAAGGCCTGGTGGCAGCTTACAGTGGGGAGAGTGACAGTGAGGAGGAGCCAGGTGGCGACAAGGCTGCGGACAGAGAAGAGAAGTTAACAGATTGGTCCAAACTGGCCTGCCTGCTTTGTAGGAGGCAGTTTCCAAGTAAGGAGGCCCTCCTGAGACACCAGCAGCTGTCAGAGCTGCACAAG CAAAACCTGGCGCAGAGGAGGTCCCGTCAGTCAGAGCTAGAGGGGCATGACAGAGCAGATGGGGAG CTGCGGTACAGAGACAGATCAGCAGAAAGGACGGAGAAGATTGGTGTTCAAGAGCAGCCTGATACCAAGAAGAGGAAGTACAGtccaat AGATGAGATGTCAGGGAACAGCCTGGGAGCTCGGATGCTGCAGGGTGGCGTTAAGAAGGGTCTGCTTGTACGTAATGTTCAAGTGGAGTGA